One window from the genome of Roseomonas haemaphysalidis encodes:
- a CDS encoding histidine phosphatase family protein, whose protein sequence is MLHFITHPEVMIDPLVPVPRWGLAPLGIARMRALAALPEMAAVQSVWASTEAKAIEGAGILAGRLGLPVQVHAGLGENDRDATGYLPEAEFQRTADAFFASPDQSIRGWERAVDAQARIVGAIGAVLAAAPPGPVAVVAHGGVGALLRAHLAGAPISRSWDQPGAGCRFVMRPGQKPGDWVALPAG, encoded by the coding sequence ATGCTGCACTTCATCACCCACCCCGAGGTGATGATCGACCCGCTGGTGCCGGTGCCGCGCTGGGGGCTGGCACCGCTGGGCATCGCCCGCATGCGCGCGCTGGCGGCCCTGCCGGAAATGGCAGCGGTGCAGAGCGTCTGGGCCAGCACCGAAGCCAAGGCGATCGAGGGGGCCGGCATCCTGGCCGGGCGCCTTGGCCTGCCGGTCCAGGTGCATGCCGGCCTCGGCGAGAACGACCGCGACGCCACGGGCTACCTGCCCGAAGCCGAGTTCCAGCGCACCGCCGACGCCTTTTTCGCCAGCCCCGACCAGAGCATCCGTGGCTGGGAGCGGGCCGTGGATGCGCAGGCCCGCATCGTCGGCGCCATCGGCGCCGTGCTGGCGGCGGCCCCGCCGGGGCCGGTGGCGGTGGTGGCGCATGGCGGGGTGGGGGCGCTGTTGCGGGCCCATCTGGCAGGGGCGCCGATCAGCCGCTCCTGGGACCAGCCGGGGGCGGGATGCCGTTTCGTGATGCGGCCAGGACAGAAGCCAGGGGACTGGGTGGCGCTGCCGGCCGGGTAG
- a CDS encoding DUF3072 domain-containing protein has protein sequence MAQSKTDKSPETDPKAPPPEGTPSNTVKDPDNWTTGDESMTGAQASYLKTLCEEAGEEFDASLSKADASKKIDALQAATGRGRDH, from the coding sequence ATGGCCCAGAGCAAGACCGACAAGTCCCCCGAAACCGACCCCAAGGCGCCGCCGCCGGAAGGCACGCCCAGCAACACGGTCAAGGACCCGGACAACTGGACGACCGGCGACGAAAGCATGACCGGCGCCCAGGCCAGCTACCTGAAGACGCTGTGCGAGGAAGCCGGCGAGGAATTCGACGCCTCGCTGAGCAAGGCCGATGCCAGCAAGAAGATCGACGCTTTGCAGGCCGCGACCGGCCGCGGGCGCGACCACTAG
- a CDS encoding Bug family tripartite tricarboxylate transporter substrate binding protein, whose translation MTIQEFPGPGRRGLLAAGLGLAAGGLAAGGLAAPRVARAQGAWPSRPVTLVVGFPPGGQTDFAARIIQPGLSAALGQPVVIDNRAGAGGNLGTEAVLRSRPDGYTLLAGNSSPMAINPHTFPGMTIDPLQLTSIGLALQSSMILCVHPSVPATDVSELTAWIKAQPRGVDYGAASAGSLSHCAMELLRLRIGNPDMQSIPYRGSGPALQDFIANRFSMMFDGASVVAPFVKAGQLRAILATGATRSPAFPDLPTASEQGLQDFTFSAWVGLSAPKGTPDEVVQKVNAALAKALQDPNVRERITGQGDEPGSGSAADYDAMVKRDHARWGQVVKAANITVEN comes from the coding sequence ATGACAATCCAGGAATTTCCCGGCCCCGGCCGGCGCGGGCTGCTGGCCGCTGGCCTCGGCCTGGCGGCCGGCGGGCTGGCGGCCGGCGGGCTGGCGGCACCACGGGTGGCGCGGGCGCAGGGCGCCTGGCCCAGCCGCCCGGTCACGCTGGTGGTGGGCTTTCCGCCCGGCGGGCAGACGGACTTCGCGGCCCGCATCATCCAGCCGGGCCTGTCCGCCGCGCTGGGTCAGCCGGTGGTGATCGACAACCGTGCCGGGGCCGGTGGCAACCTGGGCACCGAGGCGGTGCTGCGCTCGCGCCCGGACGGCTACACGCTGCTGGCCGGCAACAGCAGCCCGATGGCGATCAACCCGCATACCTTTCCTGGCATGACCATCGACCCGCTGCAGCTGACCTCGATCGGGCTGGCGCTGCAGTCCTCGATGATCCTGTGCGTGCATCCCTCGGTGCCGGCCACCGACGTCTCGGAGCTGACGGCCTGGATCAAGGCCCAGCCGCGCGGTGTGGACTACGGTGCCGCCAGCGCCGGCAGCCTGTCGCACTGCGCGATGGAACTGCTGCGCCTTCGCATCGGCAACCCGGACATGCAGAGCATCCCGTATCGCGGCTCGGGCCCCGCGCTGCAGGATTTCATCGCCAACCGCTTCAGCATGATGTTCGACGGCGCCTCGGTGGTCGCGCCCTTTGTCAAGGCGGGACAGCTGCGGGCGATCCTGGCGACGGGCGCCACGCGCTCCCCCGCCTTTCCCGACCTGCCGACGGCATCCGAACAGGGCTTGCAGGACTTCACCTTCAGTGCCTGGGTCGGCCTTTCGGCGCCGAAGGGCACGCCGGACGAGGTGGTGCAGAAGGTGAATGCGGCCCTGGCCAAGGCGCTGCAGGACCCGAACGTGCGCGAGCGCATCACCGGCCAGGGCGACGAGCCGGGCAGCGGCAGCGCGGCGGACTACGATGCGATGGTGAAGCGCGACCATGCGCGCTGGGGCCAGGTAGTCAAGGCCGCCAACATCACGGTCGAGAACTGA
- a CDS encoding phosphoribosylaminoimidazolesuccinocarboxamide synthase encodes MDASTLARHAQQILRDAAIPELPNYYSGKVRDNYDLPDGSRILISTDRLSAFDRILTCIPLKGQVLTQTARFWFEHTRDICPNHVLDYPDPNVVVGRRLDILPVEVVVRDYLAGTTGTSILTMYKAGQRSMYGMTLPDGMRDNQRLPHPVITPTSKAYDGAHDAPLTPAEIVGQGLLTEAQWQQLSAYALALFARGQAMARERGLILVDTKYEFGVDAEGTIILADEIHTPDSSRYWLADSYEARFAAGEKPESFDKDFVRNWVAARCDPYRDEIPEIPQSLILDTAAVYVRAFETITGQDFMLPDAGEPVLDRVRRNLAKYF; translated from the coding sequence ATGGATGCCTCCACCCTCGCGCGGCACGCGCAGCAGATCCTGCGCGACGCGGCCATCCCGGAACTGCCCAACTACTACAGCGGCAAGGTGCGGGATAATTACGACCTACCCGACGGCAGCCGCATCCTGATCTCGACCGACCGGCTGAGCGCCTTTGACCGCATCCTGACCTGCATCCCGCTGAAGGGGCAGGTGCTGACGCAGACCGCGCGGTTCTGGTTCGAGCACACGCGCGACATCTGCCCCAACCACGTGCTGGACTACCCCGACCCCAACGTGGTGGTCGGCCGGCGGCTGGACATCCTGCCGGTGGAGGTGGTGGTGCGCGACTACCTGGCCGGCACCACCGGAACCTCCATCCTGACCATGTACAAGGCCGGGCAGCGCAGCATGTACGGCATGACGCTGCCCGACGGCATGCGCGACAACCAGCGCCTGCCGCACCCCGTCATCACCCCCACCAGCAAGGCCTATGACGGCGCCCACGACGCGCCGCTGACGCCTGCCGAGATCGTGGGCCAGGGGCTGCTGACCGAGGCGCAATGGCAGCAGCTTTCCGCCTATGCCCTGGCCCTCTTCGCCCGCGGGCAGGCGATGGCGCGCGAGCGTGGCCTGATCCTGGTGGACACCAAGTACGAGTTCGGCGTGGACGCCGAGGGCACCATCATCCTGGCCGACGAGATCCACACCCCCGACAGCAGCCGCTACTGGCTGGCCGACAGCTACGAGGCCCGCTTCGCCGCCGGCGAGAAGCCCGAAAGCTTCGACAAGGACTTCGTCCGCAACTGGGTGGCCGCCCGCTGCGACCCGTACCGCGATGAGATCCCCGAGATCCCGCAGTCGCTGATCCTGGATACGGCGGCGGTTTATGTGCGCGCCTTCGAGACCATCACGGGCCAGGACTTCATGCTGCCGGACGCCGGCGAGCCGGTGCTGGACCGGGTGCGTCGGAATCTGGCGAAGTACTTCTGA
- a CDS encoding site-specific DNA-methyltransferase produces MGTGLDLPLDCILEGDCIEMLRALPPASVHAIFADPPYNLQLKGELRRPDESVVDGVDDDWDRFTSLSVYDAFTRAWLTEARRVLRKDGTIWVIGSYHNVFRLGSALQDLDFWILNDVIWRKANPMPNFRGRRFTNAHETMIWASRGQDSRYKFNYTAMKSLNDDTQMRSDWFIPLCTGGERLRDEKGAKVHPTQKPEALLHRVILSCTAPGDVVLDPFLGSGTTAAVAKRLGRRYIGIERDPTYAAAARARIGAIEPLSESAMLVTPTRREQPRIPFGALVERGMVPPGAILVDRHRRFSAQVGADGSLRCGTAQGSIHQVGAAVQEAPSCNGWLFWHVERRDGSLRLIDELRSEIAGSMGA; encoded by the coding sequence GTGGGGACGGGCTTGGATCTGCCGTTGGACTGCATCCTGGAAGGGGATTGCATCGAGATGCTGCGGGCGCTGCCGCCCGCCTCCGTGCACGCCATCTTCGCGGACCCGCCTTACAACCTGCAATTGAAGGGCGAGCTGCGGCGGCCCGACGAAAGCGTGGTCGATGGCGTGGACGACGACTGGGACCGGTTCACCAGCCTGTCCGTCTACGATGCCTTCACCCGCGCTTGGCTGACCGAGGCCCGGCGCGTGTTGCGCAAGGACGGCACCATCTGGGTGATCGGCTCCTATCACAACGTGTTCCGGCTCGGCTCGGCGTTGCAGGACCTCGACTTCTGGATCCTGAACGACGTCATTTGGCGCAAGGCCAACCCGATGCCGAACTTCCGGGGCCGCCGCTTCACCAACGCGCATGAGACGATGATCTGGGCCTCGCGCGGGCAGGACAGCCGCTACAAGTTCAACTACACCGCCATGAAGTCACTGAACGACGACACACAGATGCGCAGCGACTGGTTCATCCCGCTGTGCACCGGCGGCGAGCGGCTGCGCGACGAGAAGGGCGCCAAGGTCCACCCGACCCAGAAGCCCGAGGCGCTGCTGCACCGGGTGATCCTGTCCTGCACCGCGCCGGGCGACGTGGTGCTGGACCCCTTCCTGGGCTCCGGCACCACCGCCGCCGTGGCCAAGCGCCTGGGGCGCCGCTACATTGGCATCGAGCGCGACCCCACCTACGCCGCCGCCGCCCGCGCCCGCATCGGTGCCATCGAGCCGCTGTCCGAATCCGCCATGCTGGTGACGCCGACGCGGCGCGAGCAGCCCCGCATTCCCTTTGGCGCGCTGGTGGAACGCGGCATGGTGCCGCCCGGCGCCATCCTGGTGGACCGCCACCGCCGCTTTTCCGCGCAGGTCGGCGCCGACGGCTCGCTCCGCTGCGGCACCGCGCAGGGCTCGATCCATCAGGTCGGCGCCGCGGTGCAGGAAGCGCCTTCCTGCAACGGCTGGCTGTTTTGGCATGTCGAGCGGCGGGACGGCTCGCTGCGGCTGATCGACGAGTTGCGCAGCGAGATCGCAGGCAGCATGGGGGCCTGA
- a CDS encoding ribonuclease HII: MPDFLLELAAGGRVAGVDEAGRGPLAGPVVAAAVLFHAPPPDALATLLDDSKKLDGAKREAAYAALRAAQAAGALDAAIGAASAGEIGRLNILRATHLAMARAVARLRLPPDLCLIDGNQAPRGFAHPVQCVVKGDALSLSIAAASILAKVTRDRAMRRLDPRWPGYGFARHAGYPTAMHREALARLGPCPHHRRGFAPVDQMLLALP, from the coding sequence ATGCCTGACTTCCTGCTGGAGCTCGCCGCCGGCGGCCGCGTCGCCGGCGTGGACGAGGCCGGGCGCGGGCCGCTGGCCGGCCCGGTGGTGGCCGCGGCGGTGTTGTTCCACGCACCGCCGCCGGACGCCCTGGCGACCCTGCTGGACGATTCCAAGAAGCTGGACGGTGCGAAGCGCGAGGCGGCCTATGCCGCGCTGCGCGCCGCGCAGGCGGCAGGCGCGCTGGATGCCGCGATCGGCGCCGCCAGCGCCGGCGAGATCGGCCGGCTGAACATCCTGCGCGCCACGCACCTGGCCATGGCCCGCGCCGTGGCACGCCTGCGGCTGCCGCCGGACCTGTGCCTGATCGACGGCAATCAGGCGCCGCGCGGCTTCGCGCACCCTGTGCAATGCGTGGTGAAGGGCGATGCGCTGAGCCTGTCCATCGCCGCCGCCTCTATCCTGGCCAAGGTGACACGGGACCGTGCCATGCGGCGGCTGGACCCGCGCTGGCCCGGCTACGGATTCGCGCGCCACGCCGGCTACCCCACCGCGATGCACCGTGAGGCCCTGGCGCGGCTTGGCCCCTGCCCCCACCACCGCCGGGGCTTCGCACCCGTGGACCAGATGTTGCTCGCGCTTCCTTGA
- a CDS encoding alpha/beta hydrolase family protein, whose product MMSRRATLALPALLSATPALAVTEAPGTWRDATRGRDLPVLVRLPDGSGPAPVVVLSHGLGGTRMGLGYLGRALAGAGFVVVHMQHPGTDDSLWRGGGANAGLAMAAAVADVQRAADRILDTVFVLDQLPRRLGGRADPSRIAIGGHSYGAWLTQTMLGQRVPGGDRGLRLPDPRLGAGIALSPIPPQALPPRLAMDRVAVPMLHVTGTEDRDFTGGNSPSDRRIPYDNISAPGQVLAILGGANHLSFADEIAAGARWAEPTFHARTAALAVLFLRGVWLGDAPSRLLLAQGAPGVLQPADTLETKGLAPD is encoded by the coding sequence ATGATGTCCCGCCGCGCCACCCTCGCCCTCCCTGCCCTGCTGTCCGCCACCCCCGCCCTGGCCGTGACCGAAGCACCCGGCACCTGGCGGGACGCCACGCGCGGCCGCGACCTGCCGGTGCTGGTGCGCCTGCCCGATGGCAGCGGCCCGGCCCCGGTGGTGGTGCTGTCGCACGGGCTGGGCGGCACACGGATGGGGCTGGGCTATCTCGGCCGGGCGCTGGCCGGCGCGGGCTTCGTGGTGGTGCACATGCAGCACCCCGGCACCGACGACAGCCTGTGGCGCGGTGGCGGCGCCAATGCCGGGCTGGCCATGGCGGCCGCCGTGGCGGACGTGCAGCGCGCCGCCGACCGCATCCTCGACACCGTGTTCGTGCTGGACCAGTTGCCGCGCCGGCTGGGCGGGCGGGCCGACCCGTCGCGCATCGCGATCGGCGGGCATTCCTATGGCGCGTGGCTGACGCAAACCATGTTGGGGCAGCGGGTCCCCGGCGGCGACCGCGGGCTGCGGCTGCCCGACCCGCGCCTGGGTGCCGGCATCGCGCTGTCGCCCATCCCGCCGCAGGCGCTGCCGCCGCGGCTGGCGATGGACCGTGTGGCGGTGCCCATGCTGCACGTGACGGGCACCGAGGACCGCGACTTCACCGGCGGCAACAGCCCGTCCGACCGGCGCATCCCCTATGACAACATCTCGGCGCCGGGCCAGGTGCTGGCCATCCTGGGCGGTGCCAACCACCTCAGCTTCGCCGACGAGATCGCGGCCGGTGCGCGCTGGGCGGAGCCGACCTTCCATGCCCGCACGGCGGCGCTTGCGGTGCTCTTCCTGCGTGGCGTATGGCTCGGCGATGCGCCATCCCGCCTGCTGCTGGCCCAGGGTGCCCCCGGCGTCCTGCAACCCGCCGACACCCTGGAAACCAAGGGCCTCGCACCGGACTGA
- a CDS encoding GNAT family N-acetyltransferase: MPDANLQILPLEPRHRAAWDRLYGGYAAFYGVNQTDEMRDRVWGWLTDPSHEVKGFMAELDGQSVGITHFRPYPRPLFAGTGGFLDDLFVDSAARGHGVADALIAAVAAVGREKGWGLIRWITNDTNYRGRAVYDRVATLTPWRTYDIKL, from the coding sequence ATGCCCGACGCGAACCTGCAGATCCTGCCGTTGGAGCCGCGCCACCGCGCGGCCTGGGACCGGCTTTATGGCGGCTACGCCGCGTTCTACGGCGTCAACCAGACGGACGAGATGCGCGACCGGGTCTGGGGCTGGCTGACCGATCCCTCGCACGAGGTCAAAGGCTTTATGGCAGAACTGGACGGGCAGTCCGTCGGCATCACCCACTTCCGCCCTTATCCGCGCCCGTTGTTCGCCGGCACCGGCGGCTTTCTGGATGACCTGTTCGTGGACAGCGCGGCGCGCGGCCACGGCGTCGCGGACGCCTTGATCGCGGCGGTGGCGGCGGTGGGCCGCGAAAAGGGCTGGGGCCTGATCCGCTGGATCACCAACGACACCAACTACCGCGGCCGCGCCGTGTATGACCGGGTGGCGACGCTGACGCCGTGGCGGACCTACGACATCAAGCTGTGA
- a CDS encoding DNA topoisomerase IB yields the protein MLTEAAVTVEPPRHGRTAAKSKPETVELNAAASAGLRHVSDDTPGITRRRSGSGFSYRDARGKALRDKDTLARIRKLAIPPAWTEVWISPRADGHIQATGRDAKGRKQYRYHADWRVARDSTKYAHVMEFARGLPALRARVDEDMARPGLGRDKVLATIVHLLDTTLIRVGNEDYAQANKSYGLTTLRDRHVAVSGTELRFAFKGKSGKEWRLTLRDRRVAKVVRACQDLPGQELFQYLDEEGHRQGIDSGDVNAYLREASGHDITAKDFRTWAGTVVAAMALSAFEAVDSDTAAKRNVKAAIEHTAARLGNTPAICRKCYVHPEVLDGYMQGALLVQVQQEVEAELREDLPSLKPEEAAVLAFLHQRLDRIAKAGRH from the coding sequence ATGTTGACTGAAGCCGCCGTCACGGTCGAGCCACCCCGCCACGGCCGCACCGCCGCGAAGAGCAAGCCCGAAACCGTGGAACTCAATGCCGCCGCCAGCGCCGGGCTGCGCCACGTGTCGGACGACACCCCCGGCATCACCCGCCGGCGCAGCGGCAGCGGCTTCAGCTACCGGGATGCGCGTGGCAAGGCGTTGCGCGACAAGGACACTCTGGCGCGCATCCGCAAGCTGGCCATCCCGCCGGCCTGGACGGAGGTGTGGATCAGCCCGCGCGCCGATGGCCACATCCAGGCGACCGGGCGCGACGCCAAGGGGCGCAAGCAGTACCGCTACCACGCCGACTGGCGCGTGGCGCGGGACAGCACCAAATACGCGCACGTCATGGAATTCGCCCGCGGCCTACCGGCGCTGCGCGCCCGGGTGGACGAGGACATGGCCCGCCCGGGCCTGGGGCGCGACAAGGTGCTGGCCACCATCGTGCATCTGCTGGACACCACGCTGATCCGCGTGGGCAACGAGGATTATGCCCAGGCCAACAAGAGCTACGGCCTGACCACGCTGCGCGACCGCCACGTGGCCGTCAGCGGCACGGAGCTGCGCTTCGCCTTCAAGGGCAAGAGCGGCAAGGAATGGCGCCTGACGCTGCGCGACCGCCGCGTGGCCAAGGTGGTGCGTGCCTGCCAGGACCTGCCGGGGCAGGAGCTGTTCCAGTATCTGGACGAGGAAGGGCACCGACAGGGCATCGATTCCGGCGACGTCAACGCCTACCTGCGCGAAGCCAGCGGCCATGACATCACCGCCAAGGACTTCCGCACCTGGGCCGGCACCGTTGTGGCGGCGATGGCGCTGAGCGCCTTCGAGGCCGTGGACAGCGACACGGCCGCCAAGCGCAACGTCAAGGCGGCGATCGAGCACACCGCCGCCCGGCTGGGCAACACCCCCGCCATCTGCCGCAAGTGCTACGTGCACCCCGAGGTGCTGGACGGCTACATGCAGGGCGCCCTGCTGGTGCAGGTGCAGCAGGAGGTCGAGGCCGAGCTGCGCGAGGACCTGCCCAGCCTGAAGCCGGAGGAAGCCGCCGTGCTGGCCTTTCTGCACCAGCGGCTGGACCGCATCGCCAAGGCGGGGCGGCACTGA
- a CDS encoding SDR family NAD(P)-dependent oxidoreductase, whose product MARFEGKVVVVTGAGSGIGAATARRFGQDGASVVLVGRREEKLREVAAGMAAERTLVHPADVSHQAEAEALATATVAKFGRIDVLVNNAGIAKSGPFLELAVEDWHRVMATDVDGVFFCIRAMLPKLLESRGNIVNTASVSGLGGDWGMSAYNAAKGAVANLTRALALELGGQGVRVNAVAPSLTITEMSAGMKDNAPLMQKFAERIPLGRPAEPEEIADVIAFLASHDARFVNGVNLPVDGGLSASNGQPPQG is encoded by the coding sequence ATGGCACGCTTCGAGGGCAAGGTGGTGGTGGTCACCGGCGCGGGTTCCGGCATCGGTGCTGCCACGGCGCGGCGCTTCGGCCAGGACGGTGCCAGCGTGGTGCTGGTCGGCCGGCGCGAGGAAAAGCTGCGTGAGGTCGCCGCCGGCATGGCGGCGGAGCGGACGCTGGTGCACCCGGCCGACGTGTCGCACCAGGCGGAGGCCGAGGCGCTGGCCACGGCCACGGTGGCGAAGTTCGGCCGCATCGACGTGCTGGTGAACAACGCGGGCATCGCCAAGAGCGGCCCGTTCCTGGAACTGGCGGTGGAGGACTGGCACCGCGTGATGGCGACGGACGTGGACGGGGTGTTCTTCTGCATCCGCGCCATGCTGCCGAAGTTGCTGGAAAGCCGGGGCAACATCGTCAACACCGCGTCCGTGTCCGGCCTCGGCGGCGACTGGGGCATGAGCGCCTACAATGCCGCCAAGGGCGCGGTCGCGAACCTGACGCGCGCGCTGGCGCTGGAGCTTGGCGGCCAGGGCGTGCGGGTCAATGCGGTGGCCCCCTCGCTGACCATCACGGAAATGTCCGCCGGCATGAAGGACAATGCGCCGCTGATGCAGAAGTTCGCCGAGCGCATCCCCCTCGGCCGCCCGGCGGAGCCGGAGGAGATCGCGGACGTCATCGCGTTTCTGGCCAGCCACGACGCGCGCTTCGTCAATGGCGTCAACCTGCCGGTGGATGGCGGACTGTCGGCCTCCAACGGCCAACCGCCGCAGGGCTAG
- a CDS encoding NUDIX hydrolase has translation MTDFAPWKVLSTRSALRDRWIDVTADAVRDARGNLLDPFYTLGYPDWVQVVALTDDDRIVLVRQYRHGARAHTLELPAGAMDAGDASPLDTAARELREETGFTAQDIRHVASLHPNTATHRNRCHTVLALGVQAGAAMAHEAGEDIVVETPALAEVLAGLPSGMLPQAMHVSALLLALAAAGRLDLALRPT, from the coding sequence ATGACCGATTTCGCCCCCTGGAAAGTCCTTTCCACCCGCAGCGCCCTGCGCGACCGCTGGATCGACGTCACCGCCGATGCGGTGCGCGACGCGCGCGGCAACCTGCTCGACCCGTTCTACACCCTCGGCTATCCGGACTGGGTGCAGGTGGTGGCGCTGACCGACGACGATCGCATCGTGCTGGTGCGGCAATACCGCCACGGCGCCCGCGCCCACACGCTGGAACTGCCGGCGGGCGCCATGGACGCTGGCGATGCCTCGCCGCTGGACACGGCGGCGCGGGAGCTGCGGGAGGAAACCGGCTTCACGGCCCAGGACATCCGGCACGTGGCGAGCCTGCATCCCAACACCGCCACGCACCGCAACCGCTGCCACACCGTGCTGGCGCTGGGCGTGCAGGCCGGCGCCGCCATGGCGCATGAGGCGGGCGAGGACATCGTCGTGGAAACACCGGCCCTGGCCGAGGTGCTGGCAGGGTTGCCGTCCGGCATGCTGCCGCAGGCCATGCACGTCTCGGCGCTGCTGCTGGCGCTGGCGGCGGCGGGGCGGCTGGACCTGGCGCTGCGGCCAACCTAG